A stretch of the bacterium genome encodes the following:
- a CDS encoding lamin tail domain-containing protein has product MRLRVFLLLCLMAQVAIGQVMINEVLYDTQGTDDTSIMYTEIYGPAGTNLAGWSLVGVNGNGGAVYLTVNLTGTIPNDGYYVVGGSAVPNVDQVTPHDWQNAGGTSGPQCDGLRLLNNSGQVVDRVCYGECGASETCDGEGNSNAPDPFPSAGINYAIARIPDHTDTDNNGADWAQTDILTPGEPNDGAPCDPTEVTLEEIRENDDQGVPAMIGTFVIVRGIVNVNNYTLDSLTESNFFIQDDNAGCNVFRGTVPQGIMEGDCVEVSGWVAQFNGLTELVSSGAGNCTFRVLDLGHNVPLTPLVLTSASSFEAFEGMLAEIRNVTITGGDPWPSGAGQNATITATDASGTISIRIDGDTQVGTVPAPSGTFTVRGIITQFDNTAPYTGNYQITPRYPSDIITGTSADDAPELLAESFKLLSSYPNPFNGVTTIELLVGSARDVDVTITDVLGREVYRRVLTNLSPGNVRFQWTPEGAAGLYFLRAQAGAKMESAKLLYLK; this is encoded by the coding sequence ATGCGTTTGCGAGTGTTTTTGTTGCTGTGTTTGATGGCTCAGGTGGCTATCGGGCAGGTGATGATCAACGAGGTTCTGTATGATACTCAGGGAACCGACGATACATCCATCATGTATACGGAGATTTACGGGCCGGCTGGAACGAACTTAGCGGGTTGGTCGCTGGTGGGCGTCAACGGCAATGGCGGCGCGGTCTACCTGACGGTGAATCTGACGGGCACGATTCCGAATGACGGCTACTATGTGGTTGGCGGATCGGCCGTGCCGAATGTGGATCAGGTGACACCGCACGATTGGCAGAACGCGGGCGGAACGAGTGGTCCGCAATGCGACGGTCTGCGTTTGTTGAATAACAGCGGTCAGGTGGTGGATCGGGTTTGCTACGGCGAGTGCGGTGCGAGCGAGACGTGTGACGGCGAAGGAAACTCCAACGCACCGGATCCGTTCCCGTCCGCGGGAATCAACTACGCGATCGCGCGCATCCCCGATCACACGGACACGGACAACAACGGAGCGGATTGGGCGCAGACGGATATTCTGACGCCGGGCGAACCAAATGACGGCGCACCGTGCGATCCGACGGAAGTGACGCTGGAAGAGATTCGCGAGAACGACGATCAGGGTGTGCCTGCGATGATTGGCACATTTGTGATTGTGCGCGGGATTGTGAACGTCAACAACTACACATTGGATAGTTTGACAGAATCGAACTTCTTCATACAGGATGACAACGCGGGCTGCAACGTCTTTCGCGGCACGGTTCCACAAGGGATTATGGAAGGCGACTGTGTGGAAGTTTCCGGCTGGGTCGCGCAGTTCAACGGCTTGACGGAACTGGTTTCTTCCGGTGCGGGCAACTGCACGTTCCGCGTGCTGGACCTGGGACACAACGTTCCACTGACACCGCTGGTGCTGACCAGTGCATCGTCGTTTGAAGCCTTTGAAGGGATGCTGGCGGAGATTCGCAACGTAACGATAACGGGCGGGGATCCGTGGCCGTCGGGCGCGGGCCAGAATGCGACTATCACAGCAACGGATGCGAGCGGCACAATCAGCATTCGGATTGACGGGGACACTCAGGTAGGGACGGTTCCGGCACCCTCCGGCACGTTCACGGTTCGCGGTATCATCACACAGTTTGACAACACGGCGCCCTACACGGGCAACTATCAGATTACGCCGCGCTATCCGTCGGACATTATCACGGGCACGTCTGCAGATGATGCGCCGGAGCTGCTGGCGGAGAGCTTCAAACTGTTGTCGAGCTATCCGAATCCGTTCAACGGAGTGACGACGATTGAATTGCTGGTGGGAAGTGCGCGCGATGTAGACGTGACGATTACCGATGTGCTGGGGCGCGAAGTGTATCGCCGCGTGCTGACGAATCTATCGCCGGGCAATGTCCGCTTCCAGTGGACGCCGGAAGGTGCGGCAGGACTTTATTTCCTGCGTGCGCAGGCCGGTGCGAAGATGGAAAGCGCGAAGCTGCTGTACTTGAAATAG
- a CDS encoding winged helix-turn-helix domain-containing protein gives MVLVNAPQLISRPDQLSALLNEERLDLLSHLREPNSASSLARLTGKPRQQINYHLRELERRGFLKHIEDRRKGNCIERVLVRSTDTIYISPEVLGPLAPKPEIRPDKFSATYLFHVAANLMRDLSKSLTSAAAKNRNIPALAQTGEIRFSSPESSAAFAQELADTLATLTAKYHDDDAPRTHEFKWMFGAYPA, from the coding sequence TTGGTCCTCGTGAATGCGCCGCAACTCATCTCCCGCCCAGACCAGCTTTCAGCTCTCCTTAATGAAGAGCGTCTGGACCTGCTATCACACCTGCGTGAACCCAACTCCGCAAGCTCCCTCGCCCGCCTGACCGGCAAGCCCCGCCAACAGATCAACTACCACCTGCGCGAACTCGAGCGGCGCGGCTTTCTCAAGCACATCGAAGACCGCCGTAAAGGAAACTGCATCGAGCGCGTGCTCGTCCGTTCAACAGATACCATCTACATCAGTCCCGAGGTGCTCGGACCGCTCGCCCCTAAGCCGGAGATTCGGCCGGACAAATTCTCCGCAACCTACCTGTTCCATGTGGCCGCAAATCTGATGCGCGATCTTTCCAAGAGTCTCACGTCAGCCGCCGCCAAAAACCGCAACATCCCCGCGCTTGCGCAAACCGGCGAAATTCGCTTCTCGTCCCCCGAGTCCAGCGCGGCGTTTGCTCAGGAACTTGCCGACACCCTTGCCACCCTCACCGCAAAATATCACGACGACGACGCTCCACGCACCCACGAATTCAAGTGGATGTTCGGTGCCTATCCCGCATAG